The Deltaproteobacteria bacterium genome contains a region encoding:
- a CDS encoding Zn-ribbon domain-containing OB-fold protein, whose translation MAREIDHPKPVADWETRGYWEGAGRHTLVLQRCRSCGVVQHRPRALCVSCLSSEIEHFEASGRGSVWTFTVTEQNQVPPFRDATPYVLAYVELEEGPRLLSNVVGCPPDSVRIGMPVVAEFRSDADGLAVPVFRPA comes from the coding sequence ATGGCGCGCGAGATCGACCACCCCAAGCCCGTCGCAGACTGGGAGACGCGCGGCTACTGGGAGGGAGCGGGGCGACACACTCTGGTGCTGCAGCGCTGCCGGAGCTGCGGAGTCGTCCAGCACCGGCCGCGCGCGCTCTGCGTGAGCTGTCTCTCGTCGGAGATCGAGCATTTCGAGGCGAGCGGCCGCGGGAGCGTCTGGACCTTCACCGTGACCGAGCAGAACCAGGTACCCCCGTTCCGCGACGCCACGCCCTACGTGCTCGCCTACGTCGAGCTCGAGGAGGGGCCGCGGCTGCTCTCGAACGTCGTCGGCTGTCCGCCGGACTCGGTGCGGATCGGCATGCCGGTGGTGGCCGAGTTCCGCTCGGACGCCGACGGGCTCGCGGTTCCTGTCTTCCGCCCGGCATGA
- a CDS encoding alpha/beta hydrolase: MRGETIICLHGASPSSAEFVDLLARLEPAHSPLAFDRPGHARSGGLDALPSVARMSEFTRAFCAELGIERCVLLGASMGGCIALETAAAAPGLVRALVLVASRARFHARAELLERLRLVTEGKARREFDRSGYSPAATPDVMRRGFMEELKTDPRVLYGNMRALDGWNREDELARVSCPTLVVVGEDDSEDVRAQSDLLASRIPRAREVVIPKCGHRVALEQPEALAEAVLGFLSELAR; encoded by the coding sequence ATGCGCGGCGAGACGATCATCTGTCTGCACGGGGCGAGCCCGAGTTCGGCGGAGTTCGTCGACCTGCTCGCGCGCCTCGAGCCCGCGCACAGCCCGCTCGCCTTCGACCGGCCCGGGCACGCGCGCTCCGGCGGCCTCGACGCGCTGCCGTCGGTCGCGCGCATGAGCGAGTTCACGCGCGCGTTCTGCGCGGAGCTCGGCATCGAACGCTGTGTTCTGCTCGGAGCATCGATGGGCGGCTGCATCGCGCTCGAGACCGCGGCGGCTGCACCGGGCCTCGTGCGCGCTCTCGTGCTGGTCGCGAGCCGTGCGCGCTTCCACGCCAGAGCCGAGCTGCTCGAGCGGCTGCGGCTGGTCACCGAGGGCAAGGCGCGGCGCGAGTTCGACCGCTCGGGCTACTCGCCAGCCGCCACGCCCGACGTGATGCGCCGCGGCTTCATGGAGGAGCTGAAGACCGACCCGCGCGTGCTGTACGGGAACATGCGCGCGCTCGACGGCTGGAACCGCGAGGACGAGCTCGCGCGCGTGTCGTGTCCGACGCTCGTCGTGGTCGGCGAGGACGACTCGGAAGACGTTCGCGCGCAGTCCGATCTGCTCGCTTCGCGCATCCCGCGCGCGCGCGAGGTCGTGATCCCGAAGTGCGGCCACCGCGTCGCGCTGGAACAGCCCGAGGCGCTGGCCGAGGCGGTGCTGGGCTTCCTCTCGGAGCTGGCGCGATGA
- a CDS encoding MaoC family dehydratase: protein MEVDVEKLKRDWTGFTFDTAEFEVSASDLVSFASACGETAKRYTDPADPDFRAVPNYTSRYVGRRILPDSFPRLGSGYGFDAGKCVTPIAPIRPGDKVVAKSQIHDIYTKTGRSGTMLFIVHRMEFSNQRGEPVSVVDWRMVQQERGAR, encoded by the coding sequence ATGGAAGTAGACGTCGAGAAGCTGAAGCGAGACTGGACCGGATTCACGTTCGACACCGCCGAGTTCGAGGTGAGCGCCTCGGACCTGGTCTCGTTCGCGTCGGCCTGCGGCGAGACGGCGAAGCGCTACACCGACCCCGCGGATCCCGACTTCCGGGCCGTGCCGAACTACACCTCGCGCTACGTGGGGCGCCGGATCCTGCCGGACAGCTTCCCGCGGCTCGGCAGCGGCTACGGCTTCGACGCGGGCAAGTGCGTGACTCCGATCGCGCCGATCCGCCCCGGCGACAAGGTCGTGGCCAAGAGCCAGATCCACGACATCTACACCAAGACGGGTCGCTCGGGCACGATGCTCTTCATCGTGCACCGGATGGAGTTCTCGAACCAGCGCGGCGAGCCGGTCTCGGTGGTCGACTGGCGCATGGTGCAGCAGGAGCGGGGAGCGAGATGA
- a CDS encoding thiolase: MSLSRAVALAGVYEHPTRWAPEKTEFQIMAECARGALFDCGLALRDVDGLFAASMSMGPMGIVSLAEYLNLAPRYLDGTNFGGSSFVAHVSHAAAAIHAGLCEVALVLYGSTAASNAVAIGTGMGGGRDAGSSFVSPYGLTTVGSYALVAQRHMERYGTTSAQLAEIAVTMRRHAGLNPNAKMRRPISVDDVLGSRMISRPLHLLDCCIISDGGGALIVTSAARARDLAKRPVLLLGCGEAVRHQELGAPDLLTIAAKQSGEQAFGMAGVTRSDVDLCAIYDSFTITVLATLENLGFCKPGEGGDFVSNGRIGLGGELPVNPDGGGLSSNHPGMRGIFLVIEAVKQLRGECGERQVADARIALAHGTGGTLGVAHSGATLILARD, from the coding sequence ATGAGCCTCTCGCGCGCGGTCGCTCTCGCCGGCGTCTACGAGCACCCGACGCGCTGGGCGCCGGAGAAGACCGAATTCCAGATCATGGCCGAGTGCGCGCGCGGCGCGCTCTTTGACTGCGGCCTGGCCTTGCGCGACGTCGACGGCCTCTTCGCCGCGAGCATGTCGATGGGGCCGATGGGCATCGTCTCGCTGGCCGAGTACCTGAATCTGGCTCCCCGCTACCTCGACGGCACGAACTTCGGCGGCTCCTCGTTCGTGGCGCACGTCAGCCACGCCGCGGCGGCGATCCACGCCGGGCTCTGCGAGGTCGCGCTCGTCCTGTACGGCAGCACCGCGGCGTCCAATGCCGTGGCGATCGGAACCGGAATGGGCGGGGGCCGCGACGCCGGCTCGTCCTTCGTGTCGCCGTACGGACTCACGACGGTGGGAAGCTACGCGCTCGTCGCCCAGCGCCACATGGAGCGCTACGGGACGACCTCGGCCCAGCTCGCCGAGATCGCCGTCACCATGCGGCGTCACGCGGGACTGAATCCGAACGCGAAGATGCGAAGGCCGATCAGCGTCGACGACGTGCTCGGAAGCCGCATGATCTCGCGCCCCCTGCACCTGCTCGACTGCTGCATCATCAGCGACGGGGGCGGGGCGCTGATCGTGACCAGCGCGGCGCGCGCCCGGGACCTCGCCAAGCGCCCCGTGCTTCTGCTCGGCTGCGGCGAGGCCGTGCGCCACCAGGAGCTCGGCGCGCCCGACCTGCTCACGATCGCCGCGAAACAGTCCGGCGAGCAGGCCTTCGGCATGGCCGGGGTGACGCGGAGCGACGTCGATCTCTGCGCGATCTACGACTCGTTCACGATCACCGTGCTCGCCACGCTCGAGAACCTGGGCTTCTGCAAGCCGGGCGAAGGGGGGGACTTCGTCTCGAACGGTCGGATCGGGCTCGGCGGCGAGCTGCCCGTGAATCCCGACGGCGGCGGGCTCTCCTCGAACCATCCCGGAATGCGCGGGATCTTCCTGGTGATCGAAGCGGTGAAGCAGCTTCGCGGCGAGTGCGGCGAGCGGCAGGTCGCGGACGCGCGGATCGCGCTCGCGCACGGCACCGGCGGAACGCTCGGCGTGGCGCACAGCGGCGCGACGCTGATCCTGGCGAGGGACTGA